Proteins from a genomic interval of Mycobacterium conspicuum:
- a CDS encoding C40 family peptidase: MIEGEVQALRRAHQLFADSGPRVALDARTSHVVALDDVAGQQHYQIAARRSRDALASAARTDAATEAVIASAQRDHAQARQLTKNVLHQALADGMPAASPMAQREALRRSAARLRAQRAHVLVARRRARRHLMALRALRYRMTHRHGPGLARLARLPGAGGRAGVAVRAALSRLGRPYVWGATGPDQFDCSGLVQWSYAQAGLHLDRTTYQQINDGIPVPRSQVRPGDLVFPHAGHVQLAIGNNLVVEAPYSGATVRISRLGGNVQIRRPF, translated from the coding sequence GTGATCGAAGGCGAAGTGCAAGCGCTCAGGCGCGCTCATCAACTGTTCGCCGACAGCGGTCCGCGGGTTGCGCTGGACGCGCGCACCAGTCACGTCGTCGCGCTGGATGACGTTGCGGGACAACAGCACTATCAGATCGCGGCACGCCGCAGCCGCGATGCGTTGGCGTCGGCGGCGCGGACAGACGCGGCGACCGAAGCCGTCATCGCCAGCGCCCAACGCGACCACGCGCAGGCACGGCAGCTGACCAAGAATGTGCTGCATCAAGCCCTGGCCGACGGCATGCCTGCGGCCAGCCCGATGGCACAGCGCGAGGCGTTGCGCCGAAGCGCGGCGCGACTGCGGGCCCAGCGAGCGCATGTCTTGGTGGCCCGACGCCGGGCTCGGCGGCACCTGATGGCGCTGCGAGCGCTGCGGTACCGCATGACGCACCGGCACGGCCCCGGTCTGGCCCGCCTGGCCCGCCTGCCCGGGGCGGGCGGCCGCGCCGGCGTCGCGGTGCGTGCGGCGTTGTCGCGGTTGGGCCGCCCGTATGTCTGGGGCGCGACGGGCCCTGACCAGTTTGACTGTTCGGGGCTGGTGCAGTGGTCCTATGCGCAGGCCGGCCTGCACCTGGACCGCACGACGTACCAGCAGATCAATGACGGAATCCCGGTCCCGCGCTCGCAGGTCAGGCCGGGGGACCTCGTCTTCCCCCATGCCGGGCATGTGCAGTTGGCCATCGGCAACAATCTGGTCGTCGAAGCGCCCTACTCGGGTGCGACGGTGCGGATTAGCCGACTGGGCGGCAACGTGCAAATACGCAGACCCTTTTGA
- a CDS encoding helix-turn-helix domain-containing protein, with protein MSRESAGAAIRALRESRDWSLAELAAATGVSVMGLSYLERGARKPHKSTVQKVENGLGLPPGTYSRLVVAADPDAELARLMAAQTPQTTAPRRAASVVVDRHSDTEVLEGYAEAQLDAIKSVIDRLPATTSNEYETYILSVIEQCVKAERLAASSWRVAVTAGPDSTTRLMEHLTELEETRADLLRRMPASLSARFDAACAQSSLPDPIIAALLGVSSDDVWEIRNRGVIPAWALPHVRAFTETVESANRGSAGQEDGA; from the coding sequence ATGAGCCGTGAATCGGCCGGCGCGGCGATCCGGGCGCTGCGGGAATCCCGCGATTGGTCCTTGGCGGAGCTCGCGGCGGCCACCGGCGTCAGCGTCATGGGATTGAGCTACCTCGAGCGCGGCGCCCGCAAACCACACAAAAGCACAGTTCAGAAGGTTGAGAATGGCCTCGGGTTGCCGCCGGGCACCTATTCGCGCCTTGTGGTGGCAGCCGATCCGGACGCCGAGCTGGCCCGGCTGATGGCCGCGCAGACCCCGCAGACGACGGCGCCGCGGCGGGCCGCGTCGGTCGTGGTCGATCGCCACAGCGACACGGAAGTCCTCGAGGGCTACGCCGAAGCACAGCTCGATGCCATCAAATCTGTCATCGATCGGCTGCCTGCGACGACATCAAACGAATATGAGACGTATATTCTGTCTGTGATTGAGCAGTGCGTGAAGGCTGAGAGGCTGGCGGCCAGCTCCTGGCGGGTGGCGGTCACCGCGGGCCCCGACTCGACGACCCGGTTGATGGAGCACCTCACGGAACTCGAGGAGACCCGGGCCGACCTGCTACGGCGGATGCCCGCCAGCCTCAGTGCGCGATTCGACGCGGCGTGCGCGCAATCGTCGCTGCCGGATCCGATCATTGCGGCACTGCTCGGCGTCAGCAGCGACGACGTGTGGGAGATTCGCAACCGCGGTGTCATCCCTGCCTGGGCGCTGCCACACGTCCGCGCCTTCACCGAGACGGTTGAGTCGGCGAACCGCGGCTCGGCCGGCCAGGAGGACGGCGCGTGA
- a CDS encoding WhiB family transcriptional regulator: protein MVATGHPCTTNPELWFGYPDDDGGDGAAKARAYERSATEARIQCLRRCPLAQQRQCAQRAIKHREEYGVWAGIKLPGGQYRKRAQLAAAHETLRRIAAGEINSRQLPENAALLSRSGHQTAPVTAVVLHLPASRIGPRPAA from the coding sequence ATGGTCGCCACGGGACACCCCTGCACAACCAACCCGGAATTATGGTTCGGCTACCCCGACGACGACGGTGGTGACGGCGCCGCGAAAGCGCGCGCGTACGAGCGGTCGGCTACCGAGGCGCGCATCCAGTGCCTGCGCCGTTGCCCGCTGGCCCAGCAGCGCCAGTGCGCCCAGCGCGCCATCAAGCACCGCGAGGAGTACGGCGTGTGGGCCGGCATCAAACTTCCCGGCGGCCAATACCGCAAGCGCGCGCAACTGGCCGCGGCCCACGAGACGCTGCGCCGCATCGCCGCCGGCGAAATCAACTCCAGGCAACTCCCCGAGAATGCGGCCCTCCTGTCCCGCAGCGGGCACCAGACGGCTCCGGTGACGGCGGTGGTGCTGCACCTGCCCGCCTCGCGGATTGGTCCGCGCCCGGCGGCGTAA
- a CDS encoding acyl-CoA dehydrogenase family protein, which produces MTFDLTPTAAQHDLARRAHEFADSVIRPVALDYDQRQEFPWPVLEEAAQRGFYSPLFYRDLIGDPTGLSLPMFMEEIFWGCAGIGLAIVMPALALSAIGQAASPEQMLQWAPECFGTPGDLKLAALAISEPEGGSDVRNLRTRARRDGDDWIIDGHKMWIGNGGIANVHVVNAVVDEELGHRGQALFVVPGGTPGLEMVRKLDKLGCRASHTAELKLDGVRIPGANLLGGQEKLDHKLAKAREVVAGAKRSGSATLGTFEQTRPMVAAQAIGIARAALEYATSYATEREAFGGPIIDNQGIAFPLADLATQIDAARLLTWRASWMAASGVPFERAEGSMSKLAATEVAVKATERAIQTMGGWGYITDHPVEKWYRDAKLYTIFEGTSEIQRMVISNALGAAVGTPPLHVVIEPSGGPLNKIFGRGAPLRSRVADAALSAKDQVPEPIMRVAMKVLRPPR; this is translated from the coding sequence ATGACGTTCGACCTGACCCCGACCGCGGCGCAGCATGACCTGGCCCGGCGCGCACACGAATTCGCCGACTCCGTGATACGTCCCGTTGCACTGGACTATGACCAGCGCCAAGAGTTTCCCTGGCCGGTGCTCGAGGAGGCCGCTCAACGTGGCTTCTACAGCCCGTTGTTCTACCGCGACCTGATCGGTGACCCCACCGGCCTGTCGCTGCCGATGTTCATGGAGGAAATCTTCTGGGGCTGCGCCGGAATCGGTTTGGCGATCGTCATGCCGGCGCTGGCACTGTCGGCGATCGGGCAGGCCGCCTCGCCGGAACAGATGCTGCAGTGGGCACCCGAATGCTTCGGAACGCCCGGCGATCTCAAGCTCGCGGCGCTGGCGATTTCCGAACCCGAAGGCGGCAGCGACGTGCGCAATCTGCGCACCCGAGCCCGCCGCGACGGTGACGACTGGATCATCGACGGCCACAAGATGTGGATTGGCAACGGTGGCATCGCCAACGTGCACGTGGTGAACGCAGTCGTCGACGAAGAGCTCGGCCACCGCGGTCAAGCGCTGTTCGTCGTGCCCGGAGGCACGCCCGGGCTCGAGATGGTGCGCAAGCTCGACAAGTTGGGCTGCCGGGCGTCGCACACCGCAGAGCTCAAGCTCGACGGCGTGCGCATTCCGGGAGCCAATCTGCTTGGCGGACAAGAGAAATTGGACCACAAGCTGGCCAAAGCCCGCGAGGTCGTCGCGGGCGCAAAGCGGTCGGGGTCGGCTACATTGGGCACCTTCGAACAAACCCGGCCGATGGTCGCCGCCCAGGCGATCGGGATCGCGCGCGCCGCACTGGAGTACGCCACGTCCTACGCCACCGAGCGAGAAGCGTTCGGCGGTCCCATTATCGACAATCAAGGCATCGCTTTCCCGTTGGCGGACTTGGCAACCCAGATCGACGCGGCCCGCTTACTGACCTGGCGAGCCTCCTGGATGGCCGCCAGCGGCGTCCCCTTCGAGCGCGCCGAGGGCTCGATGTCCAAGCTCGCCGCCACCGAGGTTGCGGTCAAAGCCACCGAACGCGCGATCCAGACAATGGGCGGCTGGGGTTACATCACCGATCATCCGGTCGAGAAGTGGTATCGAGATGCCAAGCTGTACACCATCTTTGAGGGCACGAGCGAAATCCAGCGGATGGTCATCTCGAACGCGCTTGGGGCGGCCGTGGGTACCCCGCCCCTTCATGTCGTGATTGAGCCGTCCGGGGGACCTTTGAACAAGATTTTCGGTCGCGGCGCCCCGCTGCGTTCGCGCGTCGCCGATGCCGCGCTGTCGGCGAAAGACCAGGTTCCCGAGCCGATCATGCGAGTAGCCATGAAGGTGCTCCGTCCGCCCCGGTGA
- a CDS encoding GNAT family N-acetyltransferase — MTTDKTGAQTTVSEQDGKYTIAVEGETVGFADFADRGDERVFYHTVIDPAFGGRGLATILVEHALDAARADGKRIVPVCSMVANVVEKHPEFAELTDPVTPEIQRWVQTQPST; from the coding sequence ATGACGACGGATAAGACCGGCGCGCAAACCACGGTCAGCGAGCAGGACGGCAAATACACCATTGCCGTCGAGGGCGAAACCGTCGGTTTCGCTGATTTCGCCGATCGCGGCGACGAGCGGGTTTTCTATCACACCGTGATCGACCCCGCGTTCGGCGGACGCGGCCTGGCAACCATCCTCGTCGAGCATGCCCTCGACGCGGCGCGCGCCGACGGGAAGCGCATCGTCCCGGTCTGCTCGATGGTTGCCAACGTGGTCGAGAAGCATCCCGAGTTCGCCGAGCTCACCGACCCCGTCACCCCCGAGATCCAACGCTGGGTGCAGACGCAGCCGAGCACCTAG
- a CDS encoding PPE family protein, SVP subgroup, whose amino-acid sequence MDFGLLPPEVNSARMYAGPGSGPMLAAATAWDALAADLQSTASSYQSAIAGLIAGAWTGPAASAMAAAAAPYVAWIRSTAAQAEQTAYQATAAAAAYDAAFAETVPPPVVAANRSLLAALVATNLFGQNTPAIALTESQYAEMWAQDAAAMYSYAGASASATSLPPFGSPPSSTNPRGQANQAAAVAQAGAAPAGNIPSALTQAQQALSAVPGALNSAASPAQALSPLELINLLGSLSGIFVDPELSGTGLGVDSAVGITALPYDVGGFYTGLHTDDIVSGWAGIESWPGTGPVPPSPFPVITNLGSPVSAGMGTANTVGKMSVPTGWAQAAPEIRPLAVALPAATVVSAETSTGAGGVFSQMALAGMAGRALAGGAGGAGTGATGGAGRRERIGERVAVPAQKPSEPAQPEPAQQSAQAPKTPPGGPITSIAAELRELASLRDSGILTEEEFTEQKRRLLPQ is encoded by the coding sequence ATGGATTTCGGATTACTGCCGCCAGAGGTTAACTCCGCCCGCATGTATGCCGGTCCCGGCTCGGGACCGATGTTGGCCGCAGCGACGGCATGGGACGCGCTGGCCGCTGACCTGCAATCGACGGCGAGCTCATACCAGTCGGCGATCGCCGGCCTGATCGCCGGAGCTTGGACTGGCCCGGCGGCGTCGGCGATGGCCGCCGCGGCCGCTCCCTATGTGGCATGGATCAGGAGCACGGCCGCGCAGGCCGAGCAGACGGCCTACCAGGCCACAGCGGCGGCCGCCGCATACGATGCGGCGTTCGCCGAAACGGTGCCGCCGCCGGTCGTCGCGGCCAACCGCAGCCTGTTGGCGGCCCTGGTGGCGACCAATTTGTTCGGTCAGAACACGCCGGCGATAGCGCTCACCGAGTCGCAGTACGCCGAGATGTGGGCCCAAGACGCTGCCGCGATGTACAGCTATGCCGGCGCGTCGGCGTCGGCGACATCGCTGCCACCGTTCGGTTCACCGCCGTCGAGCACCAACCCGCGCGGACAGGCGAACCAAGCGGCCGCGGTCGCCCAAGCCGGCGCCGCCCCCGCCGGCAACATACCGAGCGCGCTCACCCAGGCGCAGCAGGCGTTGTCGGCGGTGCCCGGCGCGCTGAACAGTGCCGCTTCCCCGGCCCAGGCGCTGTCGCCGCTGGAACTGATCAACCTGCTGGGAAGCCTTAGCGGCATTTTCGTCGATCCAGAATTGAGCGGCACGGGACTGGGTGTCGACTCGGCAGTCGGGATAACGGCCCTGCCCTACGACGTTGGCGGTTTCTACACCGGTCTCCATACCGACGACATCGTCAGCGGCTGGGCAGGCATTGAGTCCTGGCCGGGCACGGGTCCGGTGCCTCCGTCCCCGTTCCCGGTGATCACCAACCTGGGCTCCCCGGTTTCGGCGGGCATGGGAACGGCGAACACGGTCGGCAAGATGTCGGTGCCGACCGGGTGGGCGCAGGCGGCCCCGGAGATACGCCCCCTCGCGGTGGCACTGCCGGCCGCCACCGTCGTTAGCGCAGAGACCTCGACGGGCGCCGGAGGCGTGTTCAGTCAGATGGCCCTGGCCGGCATGGCCGGGCGAGCCCTGGCTGGCGGCGCCGGCGGCGCCGGTACCGGCGCTACGGGTGGGGCCGGCCGCCGAGAGCGGATCGGCGAGCGGGTCGCGGTGCCCGCCCAAAAGCCGTCTGAGCCGGCCCAGCCTGAACCGGCCCAGCAATCGGCCCAGGCGCCGAAAACCCCGCCGGGCGGCCCGATTACGAGCATCGCCGCCGAGCTACGCGAGCTGGCCTCGCTACGCGACTCGGGAATCCTCACCGAAGAGGAATTCACCGAGCAGAAACGGCGCCTGCTTCCGCAGTAA
- a CDS encoding DUF3662 and FHA domain-containing protein codes for MGSHGASQKGLAARIERKLEATVGDVFARVFGGSIVPQEIEALLRREAEDGVRPLQGKRLLAPNEYIITLGVHDFEKFGGDPDLTSGAFASYLADYIYEQGWQTYGDVVVRFERSSNLHTGQFRARGAVNPDVEPRPTLSDAPRPQSNQAFGAEPGVPPMTDNSSYRGGPGQGRPGDEYYDERYGRPQDDQRGGQDPQGGHDPRGGYPPEQGGYPPQQGYPPPRQDQGGYPQQGGYPDQRGYPPQGGYPDQGGYPDQRGYPPQGGYPEHGGYPQQGGYPDQRGYPSQGGYPEQGGYPDQGPGGYPPPPYEQRPPAPAGYGGQPGQGGQNYDQGYRQDSGYGSPGGEQGQQAYGGYGDYGRGPGGQDEGGYGGQAPTAAPEQRPAYPEQGGGYDQGYQQGGQGYGRQDYSSGDYTQYAESVPPGGYGPPGGGYAEPANQDYDWGQSAGQSAAPEYGQGGGYGGYEGGYEGGYGQGEYGSAGTAVTLQLDDGSGRTYQLRDGSNIVGRGQDAQFRLPDTGVSRRHLEIRWDGRVALLSDLNSTNGTTVNNAPVQEWQLADGDVIRLGHSEIIVRIH; via the coding sequence GTGGGTAGCCACGGTGCTAGCCAGAAGGGGCTTGCCGCGCGCATCGAGCGCAAGCTCGAGGCGACCGTCGGTGACGTGTTTGCGCGTGTCTTCGGCGGATCAATCGTCCCGCAAGAGATTGAAGCCCTATTGCGTAGGGAAGCCGAAGATGGTGTCCGCCCCCTTCAGGGAAAGCGCCTTTTGGCACCCAACGAATACATCATTACCCTCGGTGTGCACGACTTTGAGAAGTTCGGCGGCGACCCGGATCTCACGTCGGGTGCTTTCGCGAGCTACTTGGCCGACTATATCTATGAACAGGGGTGGCAAACGTATGGTGATGTGGTCGTCCGGTTCGAGCGGTCGTCGAACCTGCATACCGGCCAGTTCCGCGCCCGCGGTGCTGTCAACCCCGATGTCGAGCCCCGCCCGACGCTCAGCGATGCCCCCCGACCACAATCAAATCAGGCGTTCGGCGCAGAACCAGGAGTACCACCAATGACTGACAACTCGAGCTACCGCGGGGGACCGGGACAAGGGCGGCCCGGCGACGAGTATTACGACGAGCGCTACGGGCGTCCGCAGGACGACCAGCGGGGCGGGCAGGATCCGCAGGGCGGTCACGACCCGCGCGGCGGATACCCGCCGGAACAAGGCGGCTATCCGCCCCAGCAGGGATATCCGCCGCCCCGCCAAGACCAAGGCGGCTACCCCCAGCAGGGCGGCTACCCCGACCAGCGCGGCTACCCACCGCAGGGCGGCTACCCCGACCAGGGCGGCTACCCCGACCAGCGCGGCTACCCACCGCAGGGCGGCTATCCCGAGCACGGCGGCTATCCACAACAGGGCGGCTACCCCGACCAGCGCGGCTACCCATCGCAGGGCGGCTACCCGGAGCAAGGCGGCTACCCCGACCAAGGCCCGGGTGGCTACCCACCGCCGCCCTACGAGCAACGCCCGCCCGCCCCGGCCGGATACGGCGGCCAGCCCGGCCAGGGTGGCCAAAACTACGACCAGGGTTACCGCCAGGACAGCGGTTACGGCTCGCCCGGCGGCGAACAGGGTCAACAGGCCTACGGCGGGTACGGCGACTACGGTCGAGGCCCGGGCGGGCAGGACGAGGGCGGCTACGGCGGCCAGGCTCCGACGGCAGCACCCGAACAGCGCCCGGCCTATCCCGAGCAGGGGGGCGGATACGACCAGGGCTACCAGCAAGGCGGCCAGGGATACGGCCGCCAGGACTACTCATCGGGCGACTACACGCAATACGCCGAAAGCGTCCCGCCCGGCGGATACGGCCCGCCCGGCGGCGGCTACGCCGAGCCGGCGAACCAGGACTACGACTGGGGCCAGTCGGCGGGCCAATCGGCCGCGCCCGAGTACGGCCAGGGCGGCGGCTACGGGGGTTACGAAGGCGGCTACGAAGGCGGTTACGGGCAAGGCGAGTATGGATCGGCCGGAACCGCGGTCACCTTGCAGCTCGACGACGGCAGCGGGCGGACCTATCAGCTGCGCGACGGTTCCAACATCGTCGGTCGCGGACAGGACGCCCAGTTCCGGTTGCCGGACACCGGAGTGTCACGACGGCATCTGGAGATCCGGTGGGATGGACGCGTCGCGCTCCTTTCCGACCTGAACTCCACTAACGGCACCACCGTCAACAATGCGCCCGTGCAGGAGTGGCAGCTGGCCGATGGCGACGTGATCCGCCTGGGTCACTCGGAGATCATCGTCCGCATTCACTGA
- a CDS encoding FHA domain-containing protein FhaB/FipA, protein MQGLVLQLTRAGFLMLLWVFIWSVLRILKTDIYAPTGAVMVRRGLALRGTLLPARQRTAARYLVVTEGSLTGARITLSGQPVLIGRADDSTLVLTDDYASTRHARLSQRGSEWYVEDLGSTNGTYLDRAKVTTAVRVPIGTPVRIGKTAIELRP, encoded by the coding sequence ATGCAGGGACTGGTACTGCAGCTGACGCGTGCCGGATTTTTAATGTTGCTATGGGTATTTATCTGGTCGGTGCTGCGCATCCTGAAGACCGACATCTATGCGCCGACCGGGGCGGTCATGGTGCGCCGCGGCTTGGCGTTGCGCGGCACGCTGCTTCCTGCGCGACAGCGGACCGCGGCGCGCTATCTGGTGGTGACCGAGGGGTCGCTGACCGGAGCACGCATCACCCTGAGCGGACAGCCCGTGTTGATCGGGCGCGCTGACGATTCCACCCTCGTCCTGACCGACGACTACGCCTCGACGCGGCACGCCCGGTTGTCCCAGCGCGGCTCGGAATGGTACGTCGAGGATCTAGGATCGACCAACGGCACTTACCTTGACAGGGCAAAGGTGACCACTGCGGTACGAGTTCCCATAGGTACGCCGGTTCGGATCGGCAAAACAGCAATCGAGTTGCGCCCGTGA